One window of Tepidanaerobacter acetatoxydans Re1 genomic DNA carries:
- a CDS encoding RAMP superfamily CRISPR-associated protein — protein MTLDYYAYQNQKSTIDSAACRGQELHIAYLLKEARGLKNKEKNKIRDFWQKSLSVKDDPWEGTSFDFCQMPDSLAFTLDTSAIEWLPQFSFVLQLPFKIDKPYISKDEKSIYILENPLRREKIFKTPMLAAAGWKGALRAAMVQMLVQWWKQLDESEKKKRSNCKQFVSWRLQLVRLFGTERGADMDDENYNNYLDKLGGKYQSSWFRRYLRRFISPSGSIAGRLQFYPTFFKETALEIINPHDRKTGTSMRGPILLECVPENTEGIFSIVYVPFGPFGMDKKIHKEAVVQDLIFLAKGIRAMLTVYGFGAKTSSGFGKAKERFAGEGRLLLKSALSLKDLESDAESQRSEELPRYLETADRLIEELRRSDGTLKEEDEYRQWLENNKLKYNKKRKQLYSKAKLWWERKQLEENSLQDVASEPEPSAKKEPLITEITFNTLDEFYNQVQRLATALRKGGAM, from the coding sequence TGACACTTGATTATTATGCTTATCAAAATCAGAAAAGTACTATAGATAGCGCTGCCTGCAGGGGACAGGAACTGCATATAGCTTATTTATTAAAAGAAGCGCGCGGTTTAAAAAATAAGGAAAAAAACAAGATACGCGATTTTTGGCAAAAAAGTTTGTCTGTAAAAGATGATCCCTGGGAGGGAACCTCCTTTGATTTTTGCCAAATGCCAGATAGTCTTGCTTTTACTTTAGATACATCTGCCATCGAGTGGTTGCCGCAGTTTAGTTTTGTATTGCAACTACCCTTTAAAATAGATAAACCTTATATCAGCAAAGATGAAAAATCCATTTATATCTTAGAAAATCCGCTGCGCCGTGAAAAGATATTTAAAACACCTATGTTGGCTGCTGCCGGTTGGAAGGGTGCCTTACGGGCAGCCATGGTACAAATGTTAGTTCAGTGGTGGAAACAACTGGACGAATCAGAAAAGAAAAAACGCAGTAATTGCAAGCAATTTGTTTCCTGGCGTCTACAATTGGTAAGATTATTCGGCACAGAGCGAGGAGCAGACATGGACGATGAAAATTACAATAATTATTTGGATAAATTAGGAGGAAAATATCAGAGCAGTTGGTTTCGCCGTTATCTAAGGAGATTTATCTCGCCAAGCGGCTCTATAGCTGGAAGGCTTCAGTTTTACCCCACTTTTTTTAAAGAAACAGCATTAGAAATAATTAATCCCCACGACCGCAAAACAGGCACAAGCATGCGCGGACCGATTTTACTTGAATGCGTCCCGGAAAATACTGAAGGAATTTTTTCTATAGTATATGTGCCTTTTGGACCCTTTGGCATGGATAAGAAAATTCACAAAGAAGCTGTAGTACAAGATTTAATATTTTTAGCAAAGGGAATAAGAGCCATGCTGACAGTGTACGGTTTTGGCGCTAAAACCAGCAGTGGCTTTGGAAAAGCTAAAGAAAGGTTTGCAGGGGAAGGCAGATTATTATTAAAATCAGCACTGTCTTTAAAGGATTTGGAAAGCGATGCTGAATCACAGCGATCTGAAGAATTGCCTCGCTATCTAGAAACAGCTGACAGATTGATTGAAGAACTACGCCGTTCGGATGGAACTTTAAAAGAAGAAGATGAATACCGCCAGTGGCTGGAAAACAATAAACTCAAATACAACAAGAAGCGAAAGCAGCTCTATAGTAAAGCTAAATTGTGGTGGGAGCGAAAGCAGCTTGAAGAAAACAGCTTGCAAGATGTAGCATCCGAACCTGAACCAAGCGCAAAAAAGGAGCCGCTTATAACTGAAATTACTTTTAATACTTTAGATGAATTCTATAACCAGGTTCAACGGTTAGCTACTGCTTTGCGTAAGGGAGGTGCAATGTGA